Proteins encoded in a region of the Pseudomonas shahriarae genome:
- a CDS encoding IS110 family transposase, protein MNSLALLGLDIGKSTFHLVGHDVRGHEVLRKQFNRNRLLQFLAKLEPCTIVMESCGGSHWLARKLISFGHQVKLIAPQHVKPYVTGNKNDYIDAEAICEAASRPKARYVAIKTVEQQVLSTQHRLREALVCQRTQTINRIHGFLLEFGIALPATKAAMNQIHQILDDPAAELPQQLTQFIEHLLEDIKRLTVEIKSIDHSIKEQVAVDDAGTRLMSIPGIGPIIASALLADVGDASNFHSARDFAASLGLVPRQYSTGGQTVLLNISKRGDKYLRKLLVQGSRAVLVRIDKRNDALGAWCRDLLTRKHPNKVACALANKLARIVWAVLARGGSYNAQLMT, encoded by the coding sequence ATGAACAGCTTGGCATTACTTGGTCTTGATATTGGAAAAAGCACCTTTCACCTCGTAGGGCACGACGTACGCGGCCATGAGGTGCTGCGCAAGCAGTTCAATCGAAATCGACTGCTTCAGTTCCTGGCAAAGCTTGAGCCCTGCACGATAGTAATGGAGTCCTGCGGCGGCTCACATTGGCTCGCCAGGAAGCTTATTTCCTTCGGCCACCAGGTGAAACTTATAGCTCCGCAGCATGTGAAACCGTACGTCACCGGCAATAAAAATGACTACATAGATGCCGAGGCAATTTGCGAGGCGGCGTCCCGTCCCAAGGCACGCTATGTTGCGATCAAGACGGTGGAACAGCAGGTGCTCTCGACCCAGCACCGCCTCCGAGAGGCATTGGTATGCCAAAGAACTCAAACCATCAATCGTATCCACGGATTCTTGCTGGAATTTGGAATTGCGCTACCGGCGACCAAAGCCGCCATGAACCAAATTCATCAAATACTGGATGACCCTGCCGCTGAGTTGCCTCAACAGTTGACGCAGTTTATCGAGCATCTGTTGGAAGACATCAAACGGCTTACGGTAGAGATTAAGTCCATCGACCACAGCATCAAGGAACAGGTGGCAGTTGATGACGCGGGAACACGCCTAATGAGCATCCCCGGTATCGGCCCCATCATCGCTAGCGCGCTGCTGGCCGACGTCGGGGACGCTTCCAATTTTCACTCAGCGCGAGACTTCGCTGCTTCGCTGGGGCTGGTGCCAAGGCAGTACTCAACAGGTGGCCAAACCGTCCTTTTGAACATCAGCAAACGTGGTGATAAATACCTTCGAAAGCTCTTGGTTCAAGGCTCGCGGGCAGTTTTGGTGCGCATAGATAAACGCAACGACGCCTTGGGGGCTTGGTGCCGAGACCTGCTGACGCGAAAGCACCCAAACAAGGTTGCCTGCGCCCTGGCCAATAAACTAGCAAGAATCGTATGGGCCGTTTTAGCTCGCGGAGGTAGCTACAACGCGCAGTTGATGACTTGA
- a CDS encoding integrase core domain-containing protein — translation MPWEELKPMDLKVMFIAAYLAERDTFSQLCRDYQVSRKTGYKWVERYEAEGPRGLEERSRCRHNQTYVVPLAIRQAIIELRSIGETIPGPKKIQNDLRQRFPGQDPPSKTTIYNILKAADLIAPRRVRQRVAVYPKPLCKVETPNQLFSADYKGQFLTGAGVWCYPLTIMDHASRFLLACQGMRNTNFKETQQTFERVFREYGLPERIRTDNGIPFASTGRAGLSQLSIWWLRLGIIPERIEPGRPDQNGRHERMHRTLKSTLPQPAAIAWEAQQKHFDRFMQHYNHERGHEALGQKTPASCYLPSPRAYPEKLPEMGYASHVECYLADSNGIINRAGLRIYIGNLLKHQTIGMELIRDDVWEVIFGPVILGRVDARDAKNGYVSIKVSPM, via the coding sequence ATGCCCTGGGAAGAGCTGAAACCTATGGACCTCAAAGTGATGTTCATCGCCGCCTATTTGGCTGAAAGAGATACCTTTAGCCAGCTGTGCCGCGACTACCAGGTCAGTCGAAAGACTGGCTACAAATGGGTCGAACGGTACGAGGCTGAAGGACCCAGAGGGCTCGAAGAACGTAGCCGGTGCCGGCACAATCAAACCTATGTTGTGCCTCTTGCTATCAGGCAAGCAATTATCGAGCTTCGTTCTATCGGGGAGACTATTCCCGGGCCGAAGAAGATTCAGAACGACTTGCGCCAGCGTTTTCCCGGGCAGGATCCACCCTCGAAAACCACCATTTACAACATCCTCAAGGCCGCTGATCTGATTGCACCTCGACGTGTGCGTCAGCGCGTGGCTGTCTATCCAAAGCCCCTGTGCAAGGTAGAAACCCCAAATCAGCTCTTTAGCGCTGACTACAAGGGGCAGTTTCTGACAGGGGCCGGAGTGTGGTGTTATCCGCTGACGATCATGGACCATGCCAGCCGCTTTCTACTGGCCTGCCAGGGCATGCGCAATACCAACTTCAAAGAAACCCAACAAACCTTCGAGCGTGTTTTTCGCGAGTATGGCTTGCCTGAACGTATTCGGACCGACAACGGCATACCGTTTGCCAGCACGGGCCGTGCAGGGTTATCACAGCTGTCGATCTGGTGGCTGCGGTTGGGGATTATCCCTGAGCGAATTGAGCCCGGCCGCCCAGATCAGAATGGGCGCCATGAAAGGATGCACCGAACCCTGAAAAGCACTTTGCCCCAACCAGCGGCGATTGCTTGGGAAGCTCAGCAGAAACACTTTGATCGCTTTATGCAGCACTATAATCATGAGCGAGGGCACGAGGCGCTTGGCCAGAAAACACCAGCCTCATGTTATTTGCCCTCACCCCGCGCTTACCCGGAAAAGCTGCCTGAAATGGGGTATGCGAGCCACGTGGAGTGTTACCTGGCTGATAGTAATGGAATCATCAATCGAGCAGGTCTTAGGATCTACATAGGCAATCTGCTCAAGCATCAGACCATTGGAATGGAGCTAATTCGAGATGATGTCTGGGAGGTGATCTTCGGGCCTGTGATCCTAGGCCGTGTCGATGCTAGAGACGCAAAGAACGGGTATGTTTCAATCAAAGTGTCACCTATGTGA
- the mnmH gene encoding tRNA 2-selenouridine(34) synthase MnmH, whose amino-acid sequence MPIDITDYRDIFLNDRPMMDTRAPVEFVKGAFPGVVNLPLMNDDERQRVGTCYKQQGQQAAIVLGHQLVSGATLQERLARWTAFAQTNPDGYLYCFRGGLRSHLVQKVLKDEAGIDYPRVGGGYKAMRTFLLETVDQAVEQCDFVLLGGLTGSGKTEVLQQLRNGLDLEGYANHRGSSFGKRATGQPSNIDFENRLAVDVLKKRARGIEQFVLEDESRMIGSCALPLNLHRGMQAYPMVWLEESLENRVERVLRDYVIDLCAQFNAEFGEAGFCLFAERLVQSLANIHKRLGGERYQRLHGLMQDALAEQARSGNVDLHRGWIVGLREYYDPMYAFQREKKGARIEFSGEQGAVVEYLRERAARRG is encoded by the coding sequence ATGCCCATCGACATCACCGATTACCGCGATATCTTTCTTAACGACCGGCCGATGATGGATACCCGTGCGCCGGTCGAATTCGTCAAGGGTGCGTTCCCCGGCGTGGTCAACCTGCCGTTGATGAACGATGACGAACGCCAGCGGGTGGGCACTTGCTATAAGCAGCAAGGGCAGCAGGCGGCGATTGTGCTGGGGCACCAACTGGTCAGCGGCGCAACGCTGCAGGAGCGGCTGGCGCGCTGGACCGCGTTTGCCCAGACCAACCCTGACGGTTACCTGTATTGCTTCCGTGGCGGCTTGCGCTCGCACTTGGTGCAGAAGGTGCTCAAGGACGAAGCGGGGATCGACTATCCCCGGGTCGGCGGTGGCTACAAGGCTATGCGTACCTTCTTGCTGGAGACCGTGGACCAGGCTGTGGAGCAGTGCGATTTCGTCCTGCTGGGTGGCCTGACCGGCAGCGGCAAGACCGAGGTGCTCCAACAACTGCGCAACGGCCTGGACCTGGAAGGCTACGCCAACCACCGGGGCTCCAGCTTTGGCAAGCGGGCCACGGGCCAGCCGTCGAATATCGACTTTGAAAACCGCCTGGCGGTGGACGTACTGAAAAAGCGCGCGCGGGGCATCGAGCAGTTTGTGCTTGAGGACGAAAGCCGCATGATCGGTAGCTGCGCCTTGCCGCTGAACCTGCACCGGGGCATGCAGGCGTACCCGATGGTGTGGCTGGAAGAGAGCCTGGAAAACCGCGTCGAGCGGGTCTTGCGCGACTATGTGATCGACCTGTGCGCGCAGTTCAACGCAGAGTTTGGTGAAGCGGGCTTCTGCCTGTTCGCCGAGCGCCTGGTGCAGAGCCTGGCCAATATCCACAAGCGTCTGGGTGGGGAGCGCTACCAGCGCTTGCACGGGCTGATGCAGGACGCCCTGGCCGAGCAGGCCCGCTCGGGGAACGTGGATTTGCATCGCGGCTGGATTGTCGGGCTGCGTGAATATTACGATCCGATGTACGCGTTCCAGCGTGAGAAGAAGGGCGCCCGGATCGAGTTTTCCGGGGAGCAGGGCGCGGTGGTGGAGTATCTGCGCGAGCGTGCTGCCCGGCGCGGGTGA
- the selD gene encoding selenide, water dikinase SelD, with the protein MNEPIRLTQYSHGAGCGCKISPQVLEVILAGSGAQNLDPKLWVGNASRDDAAVYAIDDERGVVSTTDFFMPIVDDPFDFGRIAATNAISDIYAMGGDPLMAIAILGWPVNVLAPEIAREVIRGGRAVCDAAGIPLAGGHSIDAPEPIFGLAVTGLVHKRHMKRNDTATAGCRLYLTKPLGIGILTTAEKKGKLREADIGLARDWMCTLNKPGSRFGKLAGVSAMTDVTGFGLLGHLVEMADGSGLTALIEYEKVPRLPGVEYYLDQGCVPGGTLRNFDSYSRQLGRINELHKRVLCDPQTSGGLLVAVTPEGEAEFLAAAAELGLNLGPIGQLVERQSHAVEVS; encoded by the coding sequence ATGAACGAGCCGATTCGCCTGACCCAGTACAGCCACGGTGCCGGTTGCGGCTGCAAGATTTCGCCACAGGTGCTGGAAGTGATCCTCGCCGGCAGCGGTGCGCAGAACCTCGACCCCAAGCTCTGGGTGGGTAATGCCTCGCGGGACGACGCGGCGGTGTACGCCATTGATGACGAGCGCGGGGTGGTGTCCACCACGGACTTTTTCATGCCGATCGTCGACGATCCCTTCGATTTCGGGCGCATTGCTGCCACCAACGCCATCAGCGATATCTACGCCATGGGCGGCGATCCGTTGATGGCCATCGCGATTCTCGGCTGGCCGGTCAATGTGCTGGCCCCGGAGATCGCCCGGGAAGTGATTCGCGGTGGCCGTGCGGTGTGCGACGCGGCGGGCATTCCCCTGGCCGGTGGGCACTCCATCGACGCCCCGGAGCCGATCTTCGGCCTGGCCGTCACCGGGCTGGTGCACAAGCGTCATATGAAGCGCAACGACACCGCCACCGCCGGTTGCCGCTTGTACCTGACCAAACCCCTGGGCATCGGCATCCTTACTACCGCCGAGAAGAAGGGCAAGCTGCGGGAAGCCGATATCGGCCTGGCGCGGGACTGGATGTGCACCCTCAACAAGCCCGGCAGCCGCTTTGGCAAGCTGGCCGGGGTCAGCGCCATGACCGACGTGACCGGTTTCGGCCTGCTCGGGCACCTCGTGGAAATGGCTGACGGCAGCGGTTTGACCGCGCTTATCGAATACGAAAAAGTCCCACGTCTGCCAGGGGTCGAGTACTACCTTGACCAGGGTTGTGTGCCTGGCGGTACGTTGCGCAACTTCGACAGTTACTCGCGCCAACTGGGCCGTATCAATGAGTTGCACAAGCGCGTGCTGTGCGACCCGCAAACCAGTGGCGGGTTGCTGGTGGCGGTCACGCCTGAGGGCGAAGCCGAGTTTCTCGCGGCAGCGGCCGAACTGGGGCTGAACCTTGGGCCCATTGGCCAGTTGGTCGAGCGACAGAGCCACGCGGTAGAGGTGTCTTGA
- a CDS encoding TerC family protein, which translates to MDYLVQLAASPTAWVALATLIVMEIVLGIDNLIFISILTNKLPEQHRAKARRIGISMALILRLGLLSTIAFIVQLTSPVFEVFGQAFSWKDMILIAGGLFLVWKATTEIHHSMDPEPEEKASVGNTVAIGFAAAIGQILLLDLVFSIDSIITAVGMTEHLPIMIIAVVTSVIVMLVAAEPLAKFINDNPTVVMLALGFLIMIGMTLIAEGFGAHVPKGYVYAAMAFSAAIECLNIARRNRHKRLLAARQ; encoded by the coding sequence ATGGATTATCTTGTACAACTGGCCGCGAGCCCTACCGCCTGGGTGGCCCTGGCGACATTGATCGTCATGGAAATCGTGCTGGGGATCGACAACCTGATCTTCATCTCGATCCTCACCAATAAATTGCCGGAGCAGCACCGGGCCAAGGCACGGCGCATCGGCATCAGCATGGCGCTGATACTGCGCCTGGGCCTGTTGAGCACCATCGCGTTTATTGTGCAATTGACCTCGCCGGTATTCGAAGTCTTCGGCCAGGCGTTTTCGTGGAAGGACATGATCCTGATCGCCGGCGGCCTGTTCCTGGTATGGAAGGCAACCACCGAGATCCACCACAGCATGGACCCGGAGCCCGAAGAGAAGGCCAGCGTCGGCAACACCGTGGCTATCGGCTTTGCCGCGGCCATCGGGCAGATCCTGTTGCTCGACCTGGTGTTCTCTATCGACAGCATCATCACCGCCGTCGGTATGACCGAGCACTTGCCGATCATGATCATTGCTGTGGTGACGTCGGTAATCGTGATGCTGGTGGCGGCTGAACCCCTGGCCAAGTTCATCAACGACAACCCGACCGTGGTCATGCTGGCCCTGGGCTTCTTGATCATGATCGGCATGACCTTGATCGCCGAAGGCTTCGGTGCCCATGTGCCGAAAGGCTACGTGTACGCGGCCATGGCTTTCTCGGCTGCCATCGAGTGCCTGAACATTGCCCGGCGTAATCGCCACAAGCGTTTGCTCGCTGCCCGCCAGTAA